The following coding sequences lie in one Danio rerio strain Tuebingen ecotype United States chromosome 3, GRCz12tu, whole genome shotgun sequence genomic window:
- the LOC100536643 gene encoding zinc-binding protein A33 isoform X1, with product MSTSLPEEDLSCPVCCEIFQDPVLLPCSHSFCRRCLERFWKSALLRSCPVCRRRASKKSPPSNRALKNLCEAFQLGKGQGNASGSNLLCWRHGEKLKLFCLVDQEPICVVCQASKMHKGHDCSPTEEAALECKDKISSAIMVLQQKLEVFNKARQSSAFILEHIKTQAQRVERQMKEEFLKLHQFLYAEEERRLSALKEEEEQCVTAVKSRDEDYTRSIGSLTELINTMEQTLKAEDLTLLQNFKATIEGTWSTLQDPERMSGCLVDESKYLGNLKYKVWEKMQTIAPYSPLILDPNSAHPCLTLSDDLTSLHYSTPNQGLPSNPERFHISAEVLGCTAFNSSSHNWEIEVGDNEDWILGLASESVKRDQEVPARPENGFWTICFRDEQYRAMSSPPTALQVEKKLQRVLIQLNWDKGEVVFLNPSYQEVIYTFKHAFTEKLLPYFYTQSKHPLRVLSKPVLLSIN from the exons ATGTCCACAAGCCTGCCCGAAGAGGATCTGTCCTGTCCAGTGTGCTGCGAGATCTTCCAGGATCCGGTGCTCCTGCCTTGTAGCCACAGCTTCTGCAGGAGATGTTTGGAGCGTTTCTGGAAGAGTGCCCTGCTTCGCAGCTGCCCTGTCTGCAGGAGAAGAGCCTCCAAGAAAAGCCCTCCTTCAAACCGGGCCCTCAAAAACCTGTGCGAAGCCTTTCAGCTGGGAAAAGGCCAGGGGAATGCATCAGGATCCAACCTCCTCTGCTGGAGACATGGGGAGAAGCTTAAACTCTTCTGTCTGGTGGATCAGGAGCCCATTTGTGTGGTTTGCCAAGCCTCAAAAATGCACAAAGGTCACGACTGCTCTCCCACAGAAGAGGCGGCTCTCGAATGCAAG GATAAAATCTCTTCTGCCATTATGGTTCTTCAACAAAAGCTGGAAGTATTTAATAAAGCAAGACAGTCTTCAGCCTTTATCTTGGAGCACATTAaa ACGCAGGCCCAGCGGGTCGAAAGACAAATGAAGGAAGAGTTTCTCAAGCTTCATCAGTTTCTTTATGCGGAGGAAGAGCGCAGGCTATCAGCACTCAAGGAGGAGGAAGAGCAGTGTGTCACGGCTGTGAAGAGCAGAGATGAAGATTACACAAGGAGTATTGGATCTCTCACTGAATTAATCAACACAATGGAGCAAACTCTGAAAGCTGAGGATTTAACACTGCTGCAG AACTTCAAAGCTACAATAGAGGG AACATGGAGCACATTGCAAGATCCAGAACGCATGTCAGGATGTTTGGTGGATGAATCAAAATATCTTGGGAATCTGAAGTACAAGGTCTGGGAGAAGATGCAGACAATTGCTCCTTACA GCCCACTAATTCTAGACCCAAACTCAGCTCACCCATGCTTGACACTATCAGATGACTTGACCAGTCTCCACTACAGCACCCCAAACCAAGGTCTTCCTAGTAACCCTGAGCGTTTCCATATCAGCGCAGAGGTGCTGGGCTGTACGGCTTTTAACTCATCCAGCCACAACTGGGAAATTGAAGTAGGGGACAATGAGGACTGGATCCTGGGCTTGGCCAGTGAGAGTGTGAAGAGAGATCAGGAAGTTCCTGCAAGACCAGAGAATGGTTTCTGGACCATCTGTTTTCGTGATGAGCAATACAGGGCGATGTCATCACCTCCAACTGCTCTACAAGTAGAGAAAAAACTGCAGAGGGTCTTGATTCAGCTGAACTGGGACAAAGGGGAGGTGGTTTTCTTAAACCCATCATACCAAGaagttatttacacttttaaACATGCCTTTACAGAAAAGCTACTGCCGTATTTCTACACACAAAGCAAACATCCTCTGCGAGTCCTATCCAAGCCTGTGTTGCTTTCTATAAATTAA
- the LOC100536643 gene encoding zinc-binding protein A33 isoform X2: MVLQQKLEVFNKARQSSAFILEHIKTQAQRVERQMKEEFLKLHQFLYAEEERRLSALKEEEEQCVTAVKSRDEDYTRSIGSLTELINTMEQTLKAEDLTLLQNFKATIEGTWSTLQDPERMSGCLVDESKYLGNLKYKVWEKMQTIAPYSPLILDPNSAHPCLTLSDDLTSLHYSTPNQGLPSNPERFHISAEVLGCTAFNSSSHNWEIEVGDNEDWILGLASESVKRDQEVPARPENGFWTICFRDEQYRAMSSPPTALQVEKKLQRVLIQLNWDKGEVVFLNPSYQEVIYTFKHAFTEKLLPYFYTQSKHPLRVLSKPVLLSIN, encoded by the exons ATGGTTCTTCAACAAAAGCTGGAAGTATTTAATAAAGCAAGACAGTCTTCAGCCTTTATCTTGGAGCACATTAaa ACGCAGGCCCAGCGGGTCGAAAGACAAATGAAGGAAGAGTTTCTCAAGCTTCATCAGTTTCTTTATGCGGAGGAAGAGCGCAGGCTATCAGCACTCAAGGAGGAGGAAGAGCAGTGTGTCACGGCTGTGAAGAGCAGAGATGAAGATTACACAAGGAGTATTGGATCTCTCACTGAATTAATCAACACAATGGAGCAAACTCTGAAAGCTGAGGATTTAACACTGCTGCAG AACTTCAAAGCTACAATAGAGGG AACATGGAGCACATTGCAAGATCCAGAACGCATGTCAGGATGTTTGGTGGATGAATCAAAATATCTTGGGAATCTGAAGTACAAGGTCTGGGAGAAGATGCAGACAATTGCTCCTTACA GCCCACTAATTCTAGACCCAAACTCAGCTCACCCATGCTTGACACTATCAGATGACTTGACCAGTCTCCACTACAGCACCCCAAACCAAGGTCTTCCTAGTAACCCTGAGCGTTTCCATATCAGCGCAGAGGTGCTGGGCTGTACGGCTTTTAACTCATCCAGCCACAACTGGGAAATTGAAGTAGGGGACAATGAGGACTGGATCCTGGGCTTGGCCAGTGAGAGTGTGAAGAGAGATCAGGAAGTTCCTGCAAGACCAGAGAATGGTTTCTGGACCATCTGTTTTCGTGATGAGCAATACAGGGCGATGTCATCACCTCCAACTGCTCTACAAGTAGAGAAAAAACTGCAGAGGGTCTTGATTCAGCTGAACTGGGACAAAGGGGAGGTGGTTTTCTTAAACCCATCATACCAAGaagttatttacacttttaaACATGCCTTTACAGAAAAGCTACTGCCGTATTTCTACACACAAAGCAAACATCCTCTGCGAGTCCTATCCAAGCCTGTGTTGCTTTCTATAAATTAA